The Acipenser ruthenus chromosome 11, fAciRut3.2 maternal haplotype, whole genome shotgun sequence region attgcctctaaaggttgtgcaacaaaatattaggttagcggtcccatcatttttgtccatgccattttcatttgttttcttatttacaatattatgttgaataaaaaatcaaaagcaaagtctgatttctattaaatgtggaataaataatggtggatgccaattacttttgtcagtttcaagttatttcaaagaaaattgtgcattcttcattttttgtggaggggtaccaacaaatttgagcacatctgtgtgtgtatatatatatatatatatatatatatatatatatatataatataatataaattttgatagaaaaaaaacagactaggcattttggaaagtaaccgaaaacaataaattcatacagtatttattgtattttttctatAGAATTGAATTGCCATCTAGAATTATGTGCAGAAAGCAACACCATAACAATACTGTCTCTTATCGAGAGAGTTTGAGGAGACATTACAGAAATACAACGTGCCCCACTCTAAATGTGAATCTGAAGAGCTGGACATCATTTATATCCAATTGCGTGCAGGCCATCATGCACCCCACTTGATTCATTCTGTAAATCTGCATTGTTTTAAGCAGCATACAATGCTTTATTTCATCAGTGCAATTGCTCATAATTATATACATAATTATTTTGCTCTCTTCTAGGTGAAAGTAGTCAAATTTTCTTATATGTGGACTATAAACAACTTCAGTTTTTGTCGGGAAGAGATGGGGGAGGTTCTAAAGAGTTCAACATTTTCTTCTGGGCCTAATGATAAAATGAAATGGTAAGAGTATTTAAAAGAATTTCAAAGTCtgttgaaagtatttttttgtatgaTTTCTGCATGAGGTTAGGTATAGTACCAATGCAGACATCAGAAGACTTGTATATTGTTTCTTCTTATCCTGTCTATCTAAACGCTCTTCTCTAAAATTATTTTGTTCTCAGATCAATTTTCAATATTTCTTTGAAAGCCATTTTACAATTTCAAGTAAACAAAGTGCCAACATGTTTTTCTTTGCAGCTCAAATGTGATACTATGCATAAGCCAATATTGTTTCTTCCAATTATGTTTTCTAGAGCATTCCGTAagtattgctgttgtttttgttacaggtgCCTGAGAGTAAACCCAAAGGGATTGGATGATGAGAGCAAAGACTATTTATCATTATATTTATTGCTAGTTAGTTGTCCAAAAAGTGAAGTAAGAGCAAAGTTTAAGTTCTCTTTGCTGAATGCCAAGAGAGAAGAAACAAAAGCTATGGGTAAGAACTGACagtaaataatgtaaatatgtcATTATACTCAACACCACCGTAAGGCCTAATACATGTTATGTATTACTGATTGGAAAGCACAGAATAATACGTAGGAGAAACGCTAACCAAGTCTGCTTCTTGTTTTTTTAGAAAGCCAAAGAGCGTATCGATTTGTCCAGGGCAAAGACTGGGGCTTCAAAAAATTTATTAGGAGAgattttctgcttgatgaaacaAATGGCCTTTTACCAGATGACAAGCTTACATTGTTTTGTGAGGTAGGTTTTCAATTTTTCTAAAGTACAGGGTTCATGGAAAGCACTGTGTGTTTTTCCCATGTTATCCCATTTCTGATGAAGAAATAACATGTACCAGAGTGTCTTGCTATATTAGTATCCAATAACAATATCTATTTAGAACTGTTCAAGCACAACTTTTGAATGGCTCAGAAATCTGTACAGACTTTGGTATACGTTAAACTGTGCATGTGAAGTACTGCACAGATCGTTGAACCAACTTAAAAACGATAACGATTCCTGAATAACATATTTACAAACTTTTCCTCTCCCTGATGAAATATTAATCTGCTTTTCCAGTTATATATCTGCTATTTTGACCAGAATTCTGCTTGTGGAATCTTCTATAGATAGTGAATCACTGAACACTTTCTggccaatatatatttttctgaagCAAAACTAGTAATTAAATCTCCTTCAGAGCCTGAAATTCACACAGTTTTTGACATGCTGTTTTGGTACTAATTTAGATGTATTGTCATCCTGATAATGTATTGGGAATATTTGATCATTATCACCCAACACTTAGAACTGATACATGCCCAGTGAATATACAAGTTGAGGTAAGATCTCAGTAAAGAAAGCAAGCACTAAGCAAGGTTTATGGTAATATGAAAGGAATTAAGTTTATATCTTGTATGTAGGTTGCAAAACATTAAATACCGGTACCTCAGGGGGGAATGTAATTTAGTTTTGAAACTGTTGGTATGTGTCTAACAGCTGGAGTAGTCAATTGAGCAGCTGTCAATCAGGAAATAAGGAGTTAATAAACAATGTAGCCATAAAGAGCGTCACTAACAGATTTAGACGCTACCGCTTATGCTATTCATTTCCCTCTATTTTGTTTCCTATTCTTAAGTCGCGTATTGCtttgcagcaaaaaaaaatcatgaatatTCTGCACTGACCATATATGTACTATATTGTTGTTTAATAGAATATCTATTGAATTTGTAGTGATATTTAGTATATCTTAATGAAGATCTTCTGTAGATCGAAACGTTGATTTTACCCGATGGCATggtgtttttaaactaaataaaagatATGGAGCTTCATAAGTATGCAGGCATTCTATCTTTTTACTAGTGGTATTTACAACCTTCAGTGCTGTTTAATGTAACAGGAAATGGGAGGATGTAAATCATATTAAATGTGCCAGTCTTTTCTAATTGCCTTAGTGGAAGGCAATGCAGCAGGTCTATGAATTTAAAATAAAGCCAGGGAAGAGGGCCTTGACCGCAGTGacatatgtattaaaaacaactgGCTTCTGCTGCTGGGCTGTTGCTACCAAAGCAGACTGATTAGTGACTGGGGAGGATGATGAACGGATGTTTAACTGTTCCTACTTTTGCTTTGATTTAAGTATTTACAGGAAAGTTTTTGAAATCCTCTTGGCAAGATTACAACTTATGTCACTACTCGGATAATAATTGATAATAATTGAAATGTGTCCCCCAGGAGTGTGTGTGGTGTGAAAGTATTGTATCTTATTTTTCACTTAGAAAGACAAGTTAAATAAGCTGTTCATTGAATTTGCAATGAAATACAGTTATTGGAATAAAGAAAAAGAGATTGTAACAAGTAGTATATCCTGGTTCGTCTTGGTTTATTAACAGTGGTGAAAATTGGCAATTTCTTAGATACATTGAAGTTGAAATGTCTGTATTAATAAATGCCAGCTCTAAAAAGACAGCAACGAATAAAGACTGTATTCAACTTTCTTGGTTATATTTTGTccattgtgtattttgtttgtaacAACCAACTGTTGTCTGCATGTGTGGGTGGGAGATTGGGGTACAAACATTTATTCAGTGTGTCTTTTGCTGTTTCCAGTGTATTACAGGGTAGGTTTTAATGCTATCATCATAACTCAGTATTCTTTAATGGTAGGTGGGCTCAGGATTACAATTTACTTGAGTATGTGGGAgtggaacaaaaataaattaaacatttgctAACACTCGCACAGTTGTTTtaactgtatataaaatcaaACCTAGAACAAGCCAAAGATTATCCTATATGATTAGCAAACGCTTTATTGATTAAAGCAAACGTCCCTGGCAAACGTGATGTGGTGGTGGGAAACGTTTGTGCATATTTAACATTTAGCTGAATCACGAGCACCACAATCTATTTATAAAAGGACTATTAATACGTTCTTTGTTAGACTGATGAATGAGGATGAGGCTCTTTAGAACCCTCTTGCTATATTTGATAGATGTTTGCATGGTCATTTgttacaagaagttattccacatttCCAACTGAGTTCGGCATTATCTTGGTATACACTGGAAGGTTTAACGAATGTTGTGGTTTCCTtaagcattgctgtggatcaagTCTACACAACAATGCTGCACCTTGAAGGCGATGGATACTTTAAAGATGATGATAATGCACCCGTCTAGCGTGATCTTCTGGACTCTCAATCAGCAGATATCCATTCAATTGAGCATGTTTTGGATGAACTTGAACCACACATTTGCCATCATGATCTCtctgcatgaaatattaatgacttaACATCCCTTGACACTTTGCAGCCCCTTGTGGAATCAGGGCAAACTGTGTCCTAACCCAATATTCATGTAGATACAGGTCCTACACGTGGCCAGGCTGTGTAGTAGTGATGTTTGGGTTATTGAAGGGGTGTATAATGTACTTGTGtaacttgttttgtttattatttatttatttaattaatctttttttttgtttgttttcaatataaataCAGGTAAGCGTAGTCCAAGACTCTGTTAATATTTCTGGCCAGTCAAATATGAACATGTTAAAGGTTCCAGAGTGTCGGTTATCAGATGATTTAGGGAATCTTTGGGAAGGTTCACGATTTACAGACTGCAGCCTTTATGTAGGAGGACAGGAGTTCAAAGCACACAAATCCATTTTAGCAGGTGAGATATCTGTgatattttaatacagttttgCTTGCACCGTTAATGCTGACAAAAAGTAGGACTATGCAGCCTTTACCAGACATCATCTTATCAGCACTACTGTGTAGTTGGTAATCTACTGTGCAGAGAATTTGGGCATGCCGATTTAACATCATCTTACCCGTTGTCATTCTgtagatacatttttatttatttattttttttatgttaaataatGTAGTTTTTTAATTGTGTATGTGTTATGGATAAAGGCAAAATATGACATGCCTTTCAccttgctaattaaaaaaaatgtaatgtctaTTTGTACTTTTGACAGCTCGATCTCCTGTTTTTAATGCAATGTTTGAACACGAAATGGAAGAAAGtaaaaaggtatgtttttgtTAAACATACAAGAAAgatagagattatatatatatatatatatatatatatatatatatatatatatatatatatatatattagactcATAGTCAGGATTCTGTCAGTGactgaaaaaaataaccatttcacgatttgagcatttacaaatgatCAAAGAACGAAATGAGGTTTCTGtctgagcaaattattttgataaaattgcgaaatggaaaatatcaaacaagcaaagaacgaaacacAAAATGCAGCTTCTTCGGTCTGCTCTAGGATCTCTGGAGCGCCTTTACAGTCTAATTGAATTTCAATTGTCCAATTTAGTGTATTCCTAATTTGGACAaagtacccaaagaaaacaaatttTCTTTTCATACAGCATCAGAAGCTGATTCTGGAGCTATGCAAGGCTTCAtttttgtcaaacaaagaagCACTTTTATGTGCGCAAGGGTGTTCAGTGCAATTCCAAATGCCACAGTAGTAAGCCTTGCAAAAACAGATACAGTGATGTATAtgtttctaaatctaaattgtgatttttttttaaatgagctctCATTATGGTTTCTTTATATGTATCCAATTTGACTGAACTTTCATTTTAACTGACTCTTATTATCTAAacaatcaaaacagtgttttaaaatgtctcGGTAGCCCAGTTGAACTCTcaatatggtttcttttgaaaatgttgtcaTCTGAAATTAAAAACCTTTCAGAAGGGTTTCTTTCAAAAAGCAGTCTCTGTCTTTATTGCAGAGGAGTGGCACTGTCTGGTGCTGATCGgggtctgcaaaacctgttttctaaaaagcGGTAGTTCACCCCTTCCTATGATTTATGAGAATATTAAATGTTTAAGAagcatacttttctttctttattttctttttctttcttgtttcctTTGCTTCAAAAACAGTGATTAGACAAACATGGATtaacatttgattttgcagtttaaatagtGTGTATGCAGTAGTCTTgtaatatgaataaaataaatgtttaactgGGTTCGTTTTTCCTCTAAACCTGTATTTTCCAAATAACAAGGCGAGAACATTACAAACGTTATTAGAAACTCGCTTGGAGTTTAATGTTTGAGATCACTATCCTCATAAATTTCTTACCACAACCCCCTTGCAAATGGGGCCATGGTCTCAATTggttaacttcctgcat contains the following coding sequences:
- the LOC117427126 gene encoding speckle-type POZ protein-like A; its protein translation is MSRVPTPPPPGEMSSGPVAESWCYTQVKVVKFSYMWTINNFSFCREEMGEVLKSSTFSSGPNDKMKWCLRVNPKGLDDESKDYLSLYLLLVSCPKSEVRAKFKFSLLNAKREETKAMESQRAYRFVQGKDWGFKKFIRRDFLLDETNGLLPDDKLTLFCEVSVVQDSVNISGQSNMNMLKVPECRLSDDLGNLWEGSRFTDCSLYVGGQEFKAHKSILAARSPVFNAMFEHEMEESKKNRVEINDVDPDVFKEMMRFIYTGKAPNLEKMADNLLAAADKYALERLKVMCEEALCSNLSVENVADTLILADLHSAEQLKAQAIDFINRCSVLRQLGCKDGKNWNSNHATDIMETAGWKSMIQSHPHLVAEAFRALASAQCPPFGIPRKRLKQS